One Euphorbia lathyris chromosome 1, ddEupLath1.1, whole genome shotgun sequence DNA segment encodes these proteins:
- the LOC136225683 gene encoding pre-mRNA cleavage factor Im 25 kDa subunit 2, translated as MVNSSVVNTYPLSSYTFGTKEPKMEKDTSVADRLARMKVNYMKEGMRTSVEAILLVQEHNHPHILLLQIGNTFCKLPGGRLKPGENEIEGLKRKLTSKLGANSPALVPDWQIGECVAIWWRPNFETIMYPYCPPHITKPKECKKLYLVHLSEREYFAVPKNLKLLAVPLFELYDNVQRYGPVISTIPQQLSRFQFNMITT; from the exons ATGGTCAACTCATCGGTGGTGAACACCTATCCTCTGTCCAGCTATACATTCGGCACCAAAGAGCCAAAGATGGAGAAAGATACCTCCGTTGCTGATCGTCTTGCTCGCATGAAAGTCAA CTATATGAAGGAGGGGATGAGGACAAGCGTTGAAGCAATTTTACTG GTACAGGAGCATAATCATCCTCATATACTTCTTCTGCAAATAGGGAACACATTTTGTAAATTGCCTGGTGGACGACTAAAGCCAGGAGAGAATG AAATAGAGGGTTTGAAGAGAAAGCTTACAAGCAAACTTGGTGCTAATTCACCTGCTTTGGTGCCAGACTGGCAG ATCGGCGAGTGTGTGGCCATCTGGTGGAGGCCAAATTTTGAGACCATTATGTATCCATATTGCCCTCCCCACATAACAAAGCCTAAG GAGTGCAAGAAGCTTTACCTTGTTCACTTGTCTGAAAGAGAGTACTTTGCAGTGCCCAAAAATTTGAAACTTCTTGCTGTCCCATTGTTTGAACTCTATGATAATGTGCAG AGATATGGACCTGTTATATCAACAATTCCTCAACAGCTTTCCAGATTCCAGTTCAACATGATTACTACATAA